The Rutidosis leptorrhynchoides isolate AG116_Rl617_1_P2 unplaced genomic scaffold, CSIRO_AGI_Rlap_v1 contig214, whole genome shotgun sequence genome includes a region encoding these proteins:
- the LOC139881974 gene encoding 26S proteasome non-ATPase regulatory subunit 11 homolog, with protein sequence MSSSYLPATTEQLDLAIEAKSPTEAISIYYRILESPSSSPDALRIKEQAITLLSDLLTQENRAEDLCTLLLIQLRPFFSLIPKAKTAKIVRGIIDSVAKIPGTSNLQITLCKEMVKWTLEVNRTFLRQRIQARLGALLMEQKEFVEALELLSGLIKEVRRLDDKLLLVDIDLLESKLHFSLRNLPKSKAALTAARTAANAIYVPPAQQGTIDLQSGILHAEEKDYKTAYSYFFEAFEGFNALDDPRAVFCLKYMLLCKIMVSLADDVAGIISSKPLKYMGPDLDAMKAVADAHSKRSLKLFESALRDYKAQLEEDPIVHRHLSSLYDTLLEQNLCRLIEPFSRVEISHIAELIELPIDHVERKLSQMILDKKFSGTLDQGAGCLVVFEDRKLDAIYPDTLETIANMGKVVDSLFVRSAKIMA encoded by the coding sequence ATGTCTTCTTCATACCTTCCTGCTACAACAGAACAACTTGATCTTGCTATTGAAGCCAAAAGCCCGACGGAGGCGATTTCAATATATTACCGTATACTTGAAAGCCCTTCATCGTCCCCAGATGCGCTCCGCATTAAAGAACAAGCGATCACCCTCCTCTCTGACCTTCTAACTCAAGAAAACAGGGCAGAGGATCTTTGTACACTTCTTCTCATTCAGTTGAGACCTTTCTTCTCTTTAATCCCAAAAGCTAAAACTGCCAAAATCGTAAGGGGAATCATCGACTCCGTTGCCAAAATTCCTGGAACATCCAATCTCCAAATTACCCTTTGCAAGGAAATGGTGAAATGGACCCTTGAAGTGAATCGTACATTTCTGAGGCAGAGGATCCAGGCAAGACTCGGCGCCCTACTGATGGAGCAAAAGGAATTTGTAGAGGCTTTGGAACTTCTTTCTGGGCTTATCAAAGAAGTTAGAAGGTTGGACGACAAACTATTACTTGTTGACATAGACTTGTTGGAGAGTAAGCTACATTTCTCATTAAGAAACCTTCCAAAGTCAAAAGCTGCTCTTACAGCTGCAAGGACAGCTGCAAATGCTATATACGTTCCGCCAGCTCAGCAGGGCACCATCGACTTGCAAAGTGGGATTCTCCATGCTGAAGAGAAGGATTACAAAACAGCTTACAGCTACTTTTTTGAAGCATTCGAGGGTTTCAATGCTCTTGATGATCCAAGGGCTGTTTTCTGCCTCAAGTATATGTTGCTTTGCAAGATCATGGTGAGCCTAGCTGATGATGTTGCTGGAATCATCTCTTCTAAGCCGCTTAAGTACATGGGACCCGATTTGGACGCCATGAAAGCCGTCGCTGATGCTCATTCGAAACGATCCTTGAAGTTGTTTGAGAGCGCGTTGCGTGATTACAAGGCCCAGCTAGAGGAAGATCCGATTGTCCACCGACATCTTTCTTCCTTGTACGACACGCTTCTGGAGCAAAACTTATGCAGGCTGATAGAGCCATTTTCAAGAGTCGAGATTTCACATATCGCTGAGCTGATAGAATTGCCGATTGATCACGTGGAGAGGAAGTTGTCGCAAATGATATTGGACAAGAAGTTTTCTGGTACGTTGGATCAAGGAGCCGGTTGCCTAGTCGTATTCGAAGATCGGAAACTGGATGCTATTTATCCCGATACACTTGAAACCATAGCCAATATGGGCAAGGTTGTTGACAGCCTCTTTGTGAGGTCTGCCAAGATCATGGCATGA
- the LOC139881975 gene encoding uncharacterized protein: protein MDYKKSNKIREIVRLQQILKKWRKIATTSSSSSSSNNGSKTIKYLKRTLSLSSENKNNGNTMSSVPPKGYLAVCVGEEQKRFVIPTSYLGHVAFQSLLREAEEEFGFEQAGVLRIPCDVSMFESVVNIVEQKKKKKNDLDMFFNLQEFNDINNVGGYGCLSESQRTTPSHHSHSPLCR from the coding sequence ATGGATTACAAGAAGTCTAACAAGATCAGGGAAATCGTCAGACTTCAACAAATCCTAAAGAAATGGAGAAAGATCGCAAcaacatcttcttcttcttcatcatcaaataATGGTAGCAAGACCATCAAGTATCTGAAAAGGACACTTTCATTGTCATCAGAAAATAAGAATAATGGCAATACGATGTCGTCGGTTCCACCAAAAGGGTATTTGGCCGTATGCGTCGGAGAAGAGCAGAAGAGGTTTGTGATCCCAACGAGCTATCTAGGCCACGTGGCGTTTCAGTCCTTGTTGAGAGAAGCGGAAGAAGAGTTTGGATTCGAACAAGCTGGTGTTTTGAGGATTCCCTGTGACGTGTCCATGTTCGAGAGCGTAGTTAACATTGTAGaacagaaaaagaagaagaagaatgatTTAGACATGTTTTTCAACTTGCAGGAgtttaatgatattaacaatgttgGAGGTTATGGTTGCTTGTCGGAAAGTCAACGGACAACTCCTTCTCACCATTCTCATAGCCCTCTATGCAGATAA